GCAAGCAGACCCAGCTCGGCCAAGACCTGGGAAAAGTGGCCTGCTCCTCCGTGGGAGCGGCTTCCGCCAGAGGCGGGCGGACGGGCCCCACGTCGAAGCCTGCTAGGCGCAGGGCGGTCTTCACCGGCACCGGGTTGGTGGTGATGAAGAGAACCCGGAAGAGGCGGTACAGCCGGCGGTGCAGGGCCGCCGCCTCTTCCACCTTCCCCTCCAGGTAGGACGAGATGAGGCGGGATATTTCCCGCGCCACCAGGTGGGAAGCAACGCTCACCACTCCTGCGCCTCCCACCGCCAGGATGGGAGGGGTAAGGGAGTCGTCACCGCTGTACACGGCGAAATCCGGTGGGACCAGCCTGAGCACTTCCGTCACCTGATCCAGGTTCCCGGAGGCCTCCTTCAGGGCCACGATGTTGGGGATTTTTGCCACAGCCGGGGTAATCGGGAATGCGGTGGCCCACGGGTCAACTCCCCCACTGGACTGACGGGATATAGGAGAGTGCACCAGTAGCTTGGCGGCGCTATCACTATCTCGGGCCTGGCAACGGCCGGGTAAAAGGCTCCTTCAGAAACGATGATACGATATCTTTAAGATGCCCGGTCCCCTCTCGAGCCACCTTCTGGTATGCCCTTAGGGCAGCCTCACGCTCACCGAGTAGATCCAGCATCTGGCCCTTCCGCAAGGTGGCTAACTCCCATAGAGGAATCAATCCTCCAACTCTGCGTGTGCAATCATCAGCGACAGCCGAGAAATCTTCGATCGCTTGAGAGTAGTCCTTAGTCAGGTAGCGGTAAATGCCTCGGTAGTAGAGCATGTCAGGGTCGCCAGGAGTGTCAGACAAGTGCCGCTCAATCTTCTCCATAACCCCGGAAAGGTTCAGCGAGTCGGGGTTCGGGGGAAGGGTTTGCATATACGAATAGGGTTCGCCCCCGTGCACTTTGGTGTGGATGTACATGAGGTCAGATGGGTAAAAGAGTGGATGGTCCCCACGATGGAAAGAATCCCGTTCCTGGTCCGTCAGGGTTATGGGGTGGGCGAGGAAGTCCTCAAGCTGAAGCACCGTGAGATGATACCGCTCCCCGAGAAGATCATCCAAGGCATATTTGTGTTCGCACCCCACTAAGACTATAGCCCGACTGGCCTCGTGGTAGTCCATGGCTTG
The sequence above is drawn from the Bacillota bacterium genome and encodes:
- a CDS encoding dihydrodipicolinate synthase family protein; translation: MAKIPNIVALKEASGNLDQVTEVLRLVPPDFAVYSGDDSLTPPILAVGGAGVVSVASHLVAREISRLISSYLEGKVEEAAALHRRLYRLFRVLFITTNPVPVKTALRLAGFDVGPVRPPLAEAAPTEEQATFPRSWPSWVCLREGARVTTVAFASEDDFR